One segment of Chitinispirillales bacterium ANBcel5 DNA contains the following:
- a CDS encoding flavin reductase family protein: MQQVDYMAIADEAMSQIRKGAFLTVQAGDDLNVMTIGWASLGHIWGRPIMTILVRKSRHTFKIIEKTDEFTVSVPSVDMSEQLAFCGSESGRDHDKFKKCSMEIFPGKKVRTPVINVPGTHFECKIVYKSPMDPGNLVESYKHLYPQKDYHTIYYGEIVNSFAMIDEV, from the coding sequence ATGCAACAGGTTGATTATATGGCCATTGCAGATGAAGCAATGTCACAGATAAGAAAGGGTGCTTTTCTTACGGTTCAGGCGGGTGATGATTTAAACGTCATGACCATCGGTTGGGCATCTTTGGGACATATCTGGGGACGTCCAATAATGACTATTCTGGTTAGAAAATCTCGTCACACATTTAAAATTATCGAAAAAACAGATGAGTTTACCGTTTCTGTGCCTTCGGTTGATATGTCAGAACAACTTGCTTTTTGCGGGTCTGAATCAGGAAGAGATCATGATAAGTTTAAAAAATGCTCCATGGAAATTTTCCCCGGTAAAAAAGTCCGTACACCTGTTATAAATGTTCCGGGTACTCACTTTGAATGTAAAATAGTGTATAAATCTCCAATGGATCCCGGTAATTTGGTAGAATCGTATAAACATCTTTATCCTCAAAAAGACTATCATACGATTTACTACGGTGAAATTGTAAATAGTTTTGCTATGATTGATGAGGTATAA
- a CDS encoding carboxypeptidase-like regulatory domain-containing protein, whose amino-acid sequence MNQCLKPLLVLIILLLRCGGISDHGNARIAGIIADENGYVLSGVEVTLLKDSYNPITDTNETPVVTTTNYRGYYEFSNLPQSVYSITGINEKNGHAFLKKGISLLERLEVVDSLNIRAPGRINLNPDELELPDSAALYIPGSMIWREVLQNSVFLSIPVPPGSVTLKGFDLETGKETYIGPEFDEIVVESGYSLVTMHKSTTPRFVGEDGTFYNEMQGYVDSVYSVTAAYPIREPANEYMYRFSWGDGAVTNRLYGPVQSYSWSEPGIYQIKTQESRENSLLQWSEPILINIVLPQD is encoded by the coding sequence ATGAATCAATGTTTAAAACCCCTTTTAGTTTTGATCATTTTACTGTTACGTTGTGGTGGTATCAGTGACCATGGTAATGCACGTATTGCGGGTATTATTGCCGATGAGAACGGTTATGTGCTCTCAGGAGTTGAGGTCACACTTCTTAAGGATAGTTATAATCCCATTACAGACACCAATGAAACGCCCGTTGTCACTACAACTAATTATAGGGGGTATTATGAGTTTAGTAATTTACCTCAATCTGTTTACAGTATAACGGGTATAAATGAAAAAAATGGACATGCCTTTTTGAAAAAGGGTATATCTCTACTAGAAAGGTTAGAAGTAGTCGATTCTTTGAATATAAGAGCACCTGGAAGAATTAACTTGAACCCAGATGAGTTAGAGCTTCCGGATAGTGCTGCATTATATATACCGGGCTCAATGATTTGGAGAGAAGTTTTACAAAATTCTGTATTTCTATCTATACCGGTACCTCCCGGTTCAGTAACTTTAAAGGGGTTTGATTTGGAGACTGGAAAAGAGACATATATTGGTCCTGAGTTTGATGAGATTGTAGTAGAAAGTGGTTACTCCTTAGTTACTATGCATAAAAGTACAACTCCAAGGTTTGTTGGTGAAGATGGGACCTTTTATAATGAAATGCAAGGCTACGTCGATTCTGTTTACAGTGTGACGGCTGCCTATCCTATACGGGAACCAGCTAATGAATATATGTACAGATTTTCCTGGGGTGATGGAGCGGTGACTAACCGTTTGTACGGGCCTGTACAGTCGTACAGCTGGAGTGAACCAGGAATTTATCAGATTAAAACGCAGGAATCGAGGGAAAATTCTTTGCTTCAATGGTCTGAGCCGATCTTGATTAATATTGTTTTACCACAAGACTGA
- a CDS encoding radical SAM protein: protein MRILTLNPPFLPKFSRESRSPAVTKSGTLYYPMWLAYATGYLEKAGNQLLFLDAPAAQINTSEVIQRAKPFQPQMVVIDTSTPSIYNDIEVGAALKQEFPDVFVVLVGVHVSALPQQTLNISDQIDAVAFGEYDQTLVDLASKLQEGHKDDKTLKSVAGLAFRSENGSIIKNEVRNYIENLDDIPFVSSVYKRHLDIKPYFYGHSRHPIVVIVTGRGCPFRCTYCVVPQTLQGHRYRKRSIDSIVQEFLYIRDTFPTVQEIMIEDDTLTTDKKRCRQLSEALIATGANKIPWSANSRAEVDYETMVLMRKANCRLFCVGFESGDQSILDNIKKSLSLDKIHGFMRDARRAGILIHGCFMVGNRGETRETLEKTLDLAKRINPDTAQFYPIMVYPGTEDYDYFEKKGWLVSKDFRKWITEEGLHSSVVSNPQLTYEELVKFCDRARHEFYLRPVYMFAKLKQMITHPGEARRIVKAAATFFKYLIKPSMKGSV, encoded by the coding sequence ATGAGAATATTAACGCTAAATCCGCCCTTTTTACCGAAATTTTCACGGGAATCCCGCTCTCCGGCTGTAACCAAAAGCGGAACTCTTTACTACCCAATGTGGCTTGCTTATGCAACAGGGTATCTGGAGAAAGCTGGTAATCAACTACTTTTTTTAGATGCTCCTGCTGCACAGATAAACACCAGTGAGGTCATTCAGCGGGCAAAACCTTTTCAGCCACAAATGGTTGTTATTGATACTTCTACACCCAGTATCTACAATGATATCGAAGTGGGTGCTGCATTAAAGCAGGAATTTCCGGATGTTTTTGTGGTTCTGGTAGGAGTACACGTTTCTGCGCTGCCGCAGCAAACCTTAAACATATCTGATCAGATTGATGCGGTTGCATTTGGGGAGTATGACCAGACTCTTGTGGATCTGGCTTCAAAACTGCAGGAAGGGCACAAGGATGACAAAACTCTAAAAAGTGTAGCCGGACTTGCGTTTAGAAGTGAAAATGGCTCGATTATTAAAAATGAAGTCAGAAATTATATTGAGAATCTTGATGACATTCCTTTTGTTTCGAGTGTGTATAAACGTCATCTCGATATAAAACCCTATTTTTATGGGCATAGTCGCCATCCTATTGTGGTAATTGTGACTGGCAGGGGATGTCCCTTTCGGTGTACGTATTGTGTTGTACCACAAACATTACAGGGACATCGTTATCGTAAGCGCTCGATCGATTCCATTGTGCAGGAGTTTTTGTATATACGGGATACTTTCCCAACTGTACAGGAAATAATGATTGAAGATGATACGCTTACCACCGATAAAAAGCGTTGCCGGCAGCTATCTGAAGCACTTATTGCAACAGGTGCTAACAAAATACCATGGTCTGCAAACTCAAGGGCTGAAGTAGATTATGAGACTATGGTACTTATGCGTAAGGCAAATTGCAGATTGTTTTGCGTGGGGTTTGAAAGTGGTGATCAGAGCATTCTTGATAATATAAAAAAATCCTTGTCCCTTGATAAAATTCATGGTTTTATGCGTGATGCCCGTAGAGCGGGTATTCTCATTCATGGCTGTTTTATGGTGGGAAACAGAGGGGAAACAAGAGAAACGCTAGAAAAAACTTTGGATTTAGCAAAAAGGATTAATCCCGATACAGCACAGTTTTATCCCATTATGGTATATCCGGGAACTGAGGATTATGACTACTTTGAAAAAAAGGGGTGGCTTGTTTCAAAGGATTTTCGTAAATGGATTACAGAGGAAGGTCTACACTCTTCCGTTGTCTCAAATCCACAACTTACTTACGAAGAACTTGTGAAATTTTGTGACCGGGCTCGTCATGAGTTTTACCTTCGGCCAGTGTATATGTTTGCTAAATTAAAACAGATGATTACTCATCCCGGTGAAGCTAGAAGGATTGTAAAGGCTGCTGCTACTTTCTTTAAATATCTGATAAAGCCCTCTATGAAAGGCAGTGTGTAA
- a CDS encoding glycosyltransferase family 9 protein, translated as MNSLVKHTTDTEKRVLIIRLSSMGDVILVSTVLSYIKLKHPMWSITLITSAPYLSLFRKDHRVKELYAADDDDALNGIKPHFYKVIDLQNSSKSKRLIKRLGITGGVQKFKKLHLQRFLLLFTRINTYDLTNGVAARYLQAAGAHRNTPPPSLKLYFDSEPKPECSKLFQKEGEIIRPMIALFPFSAWRNKEWPAENFIKLGTYFSLKGWKVLIMGGVEDVAAARQISLEIGNNCVSLAGKLTLFECGTVLKNCTLALGGDTGLSHLARACGVKTGVIFGPTTRHFGFYPYGLPMFRVFETGLRCRPCHPHGGNVCIRGKRNCMISLSPEMVTKTMEGMVQQGDNNSSEITALDTSFCTHHF; from the coding sequence GTGAATAGTTTAGTTAAGCACACCACAGATACCGAAAAACGAGTTTTGATAATCAGGTTATCATCAATGGGTGATGTTATTCTGGTATCGACAGTGTTATCTTATATTAAATTAAAGCACCCTATGTGGTCAATAACTCTAATCACTTCCGCTCCCTATCTCTCACTGTTTAGGAAAGATCATAGGGTTAAGGAGCTGTATGCAGCAGATGACGATGATGCTCTCAATGGCATAAAACCCCACTTTTATAAAGTGATTGATCTTCAGAACAGTTCCAAAAGCAAACGATTGATTAAGCGACTGGGTATTACCGGTGGTGTACAGAAATTTAAAAAACTACATTTACAGCGCTTTTTATTACTTTTTACCCGCATTAACACCTATGATTTAACCAACGGTGTCGCTGCGCGTTACTTACAGGCTGCCGGTGCGCATAGAAACACCCCTCCACCTTCTCTTAAACTCTATTTTGACTCAGAACCTAAGCCCGAATGCAGCAAGTTGTTTCAAAAAGAGGGGGAAATTATCAGGCCTATGATCGCTCTTTTTCCCTTTAGTGCCTGGAGGAATAAAGAGTGGCCGGCAGAAAATTTTATAAAACTTGGAACCTATTTTTCTCTTAAAGGCTGGAAAGTGCTTATAATGGGGGGAGTAGAGGATGTAGCAGCAGCTCGCCAGATAAGCCTTGAAATAGGCAACAATTGTGTTTCTCTGGCAGGAAAACTAACGCTGTTTGAATGTGGTACGGTTTTAAAAAACTGCACACTTGCCCTGGGAGGTGATACCGGGCTCTCTCATCTTGCCAGAGCTTGTGGAGTGAAAACCGGAGTGATTTTTGGGCCAACCACACGCCATTTTGGTTTTTATCCCTATGGATTACCAATGTTTCGGGTCTTTGAAACAGGGCTTCGTTGCCGGCCCTGCCATCCTCACGGGGGTAATGTTTGTATCAGGGGCAAAAGAAACTGTATGATAAGTTTATCTCCTGAAATGGTTACCAAAACAATGGAGGGGATGGTTCAGCAGGGAGACAATAACAGCAGTGAGATCACAGCACTTGACACCTCTTTTTGCACTCACCATTTTTAA
- a CDS encoding serine/threonine-protein kinase — protein MNKPVQPASQNNPQHPLTPRPANPYEQQHMPAAGDKLGPNKILQSVGEGGSACVYKVWNEGLEVIRAVKILKQGNNKNAKERFLTEAKILADIHHPNIVEIHHIGYMEQNIPFLELEYVDGISIKELIRQRSKLPLPVALATAYFVCQALQYAHTKDYTLYGKVYRGLIHRDIKPENILISRDGIVKLMDFGIARPSEVGLHTIGTRIMGTLIYLSPEQLSGKPLDHRSDIFSLGSVIYEMITAKRAFPQKTLSELVQKKTSGHFRPIDSHEIPLPEHLKNAIHKCLALDPEDRYSNVSELSHDLYAVLRLISSNSPQDILNLYMRNPSAINYTWQEPNDAEKRKAKKRFAWWAPLAASAVLVLCAFMIKLSC, from the coding sequence ATGAACAAACCAGTGCAGCCTGCTTCTCAAAATAATCCACAGCACCCACTGACTCCAAGACCAGCAAACCCCTATGAGCAGCAGCATATGCCAGCTGCTGGTGATAAACTGGGACCAAACAAAATTCTTCAATCCGTTGGTGAAGGTGGCAGCGCCTGTGTATATAAGGTGTGGAATGAAGGCCTTGAAGTAATAAGAGCAGTAAAAATCCTTAAACAAGGCAACAATAAAAACGCCAAAGAACGTTTTTTAACCGAAGCAAAAATCCTTGCCGATATCCATCACCCTAATATAGTCGAAATCCATCATATCGGCTATATGGAGCAAAACATCCCTTTTCTTGAACTGGAGTATGTTGATGGTATTTCCATAAAGGAGTTGATACGACAACGCTCAAAGCTCCCCCTGCCGGTAGCGTTAGCAACAGCATACTTTGTATGCCAGGCATTGCAGTACGCTCATACAAAAGATTACACCCTCTATGGCAAAGTGTATCGGGGACTGATTCACCGGGATATAAAACCGGAAAACATCCTAATCTCAAGGGATGGAATTGTTAAACTTATGGATTTTGGAATTGCCCGACCAAGCGAGGTAGGGCTACACACCATAGGCACAAGAATCATGGGGACTCTAATTTATCTTAGCCCAGAACAACTAAGTGGTAAACCTCTTGATCACAGAAGCGACATCTTCTCTTTAGGTTCGGTGATCTATGAAATGATAACCGCCAAAAGAGCATTCCCGCAGAAAACACTTTCTGAGCTTGTGCAGAAAAAAACCTCAGGCCATTTTCGTCCAATTGACTCGCATGAGATACCACTGCCGGAGCATCTAAAGAATGCTATTCATAAATGTTTAGCACTCGATCCGGAAGACAGATATTCAAATGTTTCAGAGTTAAGTCATGATCTGTACGCTGTTCTTCGCCTGATCTCAAGCAATTCTCCACAAGACATTCTAAATCTATATATGAGAAACCCTTCAGCCATTAATTATACCTGGCAGGAACCAAATGATGCTGAGAAAAGGAAAGCTAAGAAGCGATTTGCATGGTGGGCACCCTTAGCAGCTTCGGCTGTTTTAGTCCTCTGTGCTTTCATGATTAAGCTGAGCTGCTGA
- a CDS encoding phage holin family protein — MNGFDKDRYVAVEEESVGDLLKDLRDEAFTMIKQQIELAKTETSEKVSSLGKNSAYLLAGGLVVYAGILFLLAGLTLLGYVGLIAAGVSPAISLWLMPLITGVIVGLIGYGFVKKALKTFKGTSVVPQKTVHSLKEDKQWITRKRK; from the coding sequence ATGAATGGTTTTGATAAGGATCGTTATGTAGCGGTGGAGGAGGAATCGGTAGGTGATCTTTTAAAAGATCTCAGGGATGAAGCTTTCACCATGATAAAACAGCAGATTGAGCTTGCCAAGACTGAAACGTCTGAGAAGGTTTCAAGTCTGGGAAAAAATTCAGCTTATCTGTTGGCAGGTGGTTTGGTAGTCTATGCTGGTATACTTTTCTTGCTTGCGGGGTTGACATTGCTTGGTTATGTAGGGCTTATCGCGGCCGGAGTATCGCCTGCTATTTCCCTTTGGCTTATGCCACTAATAACGGGTGTTATTGTGGGGCTAATAGGGTATGGTTTTGTCAAAAAAGCATTAAAAACTTTTAAGGGTACATCAGTAGTACCTCAAAAGACAGTTCACTCTCTAAAGGAGGATAAGCAATGGATAACCAGGAAAAGAAAATAG
- a CDS encoding glycosyltransferase family 2 protein encodes MLLAIEVIFWVSIFVILYSYFFYPFILAILARFFSTPVKCSDNYLPSIGVLVPAYNEESVIEKKIINILSIDYPADKLSVWVGSDCSTDRTEEIVSAYDDQRVHLWRAPERGGKTGVLNGLAPVIDAEIVLFTDANTMHRPDSLRAIVRNFADPKVGGVAGHIEHALAEEKENAETLYRSFESKQKYMEGKLHSTISAFGGFYALRKELFSAIPKNAYSNDDVLIPMNTVRKGYRVIYEPEAISEEDFTEKISSEFSRRVRIGAGNFQAFFWLRDFLNPFLGWPWFCFFSHKVTRWFSPHFFILAAFSSTLLFFATDMTLYRVIYSTAAVFMLSGIAYRIFPLRICRHIFYFLTMNCALFLGFIRFISGIQSAAWSRTERG; translated from the coding sequence ATGCTTTTAGCCATAGAGGTGATCTTTTGGGTAAGTATTTTTGTAATATTGTATTCTTATTTTTTCTATCCCTTTATCCTTGCTATACTTGCACGCTTCTTCTCCACTCCCGTTAAATGCAGTGATAATTATCTGCCAAGTATCGGAGTGTTGGTTCCTGCATATAATGAAGAAAGTGTAATAGAAAAAAAGATTATAAATATTCTAAGCATTGATTACCCAGCGGATAAGCTATCGGTATGGGTTGGCTCAGATTGCTCCACTGACCGAACTGAAGAGATTGTCTCTGCTTATGATGACCAAAGAGTACATCTGTGGCGCGCACCTGAAAGGGGCGGCAAGACTGGAGTTCTTAACGGACTTGCACCTGTAATTGATGCAGAAATTGTACTTTTTACCGATGCCAATACAATGCACCGGCCCGACAGCTTAAGGGCAATAGTGAGGAATTTTGCAGATCCAAAGGTGGGCGGTGTTGCCGGGCATATTGAACATGCACTGGCCGAAGAAAAAGAGAATGCTGAAACACTCTACAGGTCCTTTGAATCAAAACAGAAGTATATGGAAGGGAAACTGCACAGTACAATCTCTGCGTTTGGTGGTTTTTATGCTCTTAGAAAAGAGCTCTTCAGTGCTATCCCAAAAAATGCCTATTCCAATGACGATGTATTGATTCCAATGAACACAGTGCGCAAAGGGTACAGGGTTATTTATGAACCTGAAGCAATCTCAGAAGAGGATTTCACCGAAAAAATATCCAGTGAGTTTTCCCGAAGAGTTCGAATTGGAGCTGGTAATTTTCAGGCATTCTTTTGGCTTAGGGATTTTCTTAATCCTTTTCTTGGTTGGCCCTGGTTTTGTTTCTTTTCACATAAAGTAACAAGATGGTTTTCTCCTCACTTCTTCATTCTTGCTGCTTTTTCTTCCACCTTACTTTTTTTCGCTACTGATATGACTCTATACAGGGTTATATACTCTACCGCTGCTGTATTTATGCTCTCCGGAATTGCCTACAGGATTTTCCCTCTTAGAATCTGTCGTCATATATTTTATTTTCTTACCATGAACTGTGCACTCTTTTTGGGCTTTATTCGTTTTATCTCAGGCATACAGTCTGCTGCCTGGAGTAGAACTGAAAGAGGTTAA
- the trxA gene encoding thioredoxin, producing MAASLKTFTDQNFSDEVLSANLPVIVDFWAEWCGPCKMLTPILEDLAPELEDKVIIGKLDVDANPQTASKYGINSIPTMLFFKDGQIVEQHTGLLAKAALKTKIESVFE from the coding sequence ATGGCTGCATCGTTAAAAACTTTTACGGACCAAAATTTTTCTGATGAAGTGCTTTCTGCAAATCTGCCAGTTATAGTAGATTTTTGGGCTGAGTGGTGTGGTCCATGCAAAATGCTTACACCAATACTTGAAGATCTGGCTCCGGAACTTGAAGATAAGGTGATTATTGGAAAACTGGATGTTGACGCTAATCCGCAAACCGCATCGAAATATGGAATTAACAGTATCCCCACGATGCTCTTTTTTAAAGACGGGCAGATCGTTGAACAACATACCGGGCTTTTGGCTAAAGCTGCCCTTAAAACAAAAATTGAAAGTGTATTTGAGTAA
- a CDS encoding glycosyltransferase family 1 protein, protein MKKTTVAIDCRPLENEYAGHGIGTVVRNILSSLQKTQFATNIELFATTNNKNIPHFSCKRLWRPSWREWVWEQLFLPFDIALSRCSVYHSTVSLGPIRSVALPFLSTAKTIATVYDLNSFKCEALKHTSKTRSFKIQTLALKKAAAIVTFSQYVKKHITESFSIVPEMIVVLPVAVDKRIAEVYEKAHYECHCDGHYIFSMGETANKNIETVITVFETLVSNGYRGNLRIAGLLSLQPDSVKDRYKKSFCKEKIHFLGRISVNQLVGEYAHCDFFIYPSICEGFGLPVIEAMYCAAPVLCSSVTSLPEAGGEAALYCDPFDVDTFVTNASLVTADKKFRNRLIDEGRRHASANSWDDTAEKLITLYKKLL, encoded by the coding sequence ATGAAAAAAACAACTGTGGCAATAGACTGCCGCCCTCTGGAGAACGAATATGCTGGCCACGGTATAGGTACTGTGGTCAGAAATATTCTCAGCTCTCTTCAAAAAACGCAATTTGCAACTAACATTGAGTTGTTTGCTACCACCAATAACAAAAATATCCCTCATTTTTCCTGCAAACGCTTATGGCGACCCTCATGGCGTGAATGGGTTTGGGAACAGCTTTTTTTGCCGTTTGATATTGCACTATCCCGCTGTTCTGTATACCATTCCACTGTGAGTCTTGGACCCATACGCTCTGTTGCTTTGCCATTTCTGAGTACAGCTAAAACAATTGCAACTGTTTATGATCTAAACTCGTTTAAATGTGAAGCACTCAAGCATACTTCAAAAACACGCTCATTTAAAATCCAAACTCTTGCATTAAAGAAAGCGGCTGCGATTGTTACTTTTTCACAGTATGTGAAAAAACACATAACAGAGAGTTTTAGCATCGTCCCGGAAATGATAGTTGTGCTTCCGGTGGCAGTAGATAAAAGAATTGCTGAGGTTTATGAAAAAGCACACTATGAATGCCATTGTGATGGACACTATATTTTCTCGATGGGTGAAACAGCAAATAAGAATATCGAAACTGTGATAACGGTGTTTGAAACACTTGTATCCAATGGATACAGGGGGAATCTTAGGATAGCGGGGCTGTTGTCTTTACAACCAGATAGTGTAAAAGATAGATATAAAAAGAGCTTTTGCAAAGAGAAGATACATTTTTTGGGAAGAATTTCAGTGAATCAACTTGTTGGGGAGTATGCTCATTGTGACTTCTTTATCTATCCCTCGATATGTGAGGGGTTTGGACTGCCTGTAATAGAGGCTATGTACTGTGCTGCTCCTGTGCTGTGTTCTTCGGTAACAAGTTTGCCTGAAGCTGGTGGTGAAGCTGCTTTGTATTGTGATCCTTTTGATGTCGATACATTTGTTACAAATGCTTCACTTGTTACTGCTGATAAGAAGTTTCGCAACAGATTAATAGATGAGGGAAGAAGACATGCATCAGCAAATTCATGGGATGATACTGCAGAAAAATTAATTACCCTCTATAAAAAACTGCTTTAA
- a CDS encoding carboxypeptidase-like regulatory domain-containing protein: protein MLKLNLLVALVLVLCGCGVDHSGGSSDQGNARIAGVIQDNFQKPAEDVIITLLPNDYNHITDSTSNLERVAVSNWSGEFYFDSLKAGVYTLVGKDAFDKSFIQRNIVVQKDGFYTFDFDLKLPATISLHPDTLDNPGLDAVYIPGTRIWGCVTPNVELNLNRLPAGIISLRGYNFDEGKEVALNGDKFNNIELIAARKLYLQHLSPTPAFIDSDGIGHTLYKGKTGVVHTISTVYPPRNFNHEYQYRVSWGDGTISEWFSSPLSSYTWTEPGVYMVQTQERRANTYLAWSQPIMIEISNGE, encoded by the coding sequence ATGTTAAAGCTGAACTTATTAGTTGCGCTGGTGTTGGTTTTGTGTGGTTGTGGCGTTGATCACAGTGGTGGCTCCAGTGACCAGGGAAATGCACGTATTGCAGGAGTAATACAGGATAACTTCCAAAAACCTGCAGAAGATGTGATCATCACACTTTTGCCTAATGACTACAATCATATTACAGACAGTACTTCAAATTTGGAGAGAGTAGCTGTTTCAAACTGGAGCGGGGAGTTCTATTTTGACAGTCTTAAGGCGGGTGTGTACACGTTAGTTGGGAAAGATGCCTTTGACAAGAGTTTCATACAACGCAATATTGTGGTACAAAAGGATGGTTTCTATACTTTTGACTTTGATTTGAAACTTCCGGCTACAATAAGTCTTCATCCTGACACACTTGATAACCCTGGTCTGGACGCAGTATATATCCCGGGGACAAGAATCTGGGGATGCGTTACTCCAAATGTTGAACTTAACCTCAATAGGTTACCTGCCGGTATTATTAGTTTAAGAGGTTACAATTTTGATGAAGGCAAAGAGGTTGCGTTAAACGGAGATAAATTTAACAATATAGAACTTATTGCTGCCAGAAAACTATATCTCCAACATTTATCTCCCACACCAGCATTCATCGATAGCGATGGTATAGGGCACACATTGTACAAAGGTAAAACAGGTGTAGTGCACACAATTTCAACTGTGTATCCACCCAGAAACTTTAATCATGAATATCAGTACAGGGTATCCTGGGGTGATGGGACAATATCTGAATGGTTTTCAAGTCCCCTGAGTAGTTATACCTGGACTGAACCGGGGGTTTACATGGTTCAGACACAGGAGAGAAGAGCCAATACCTATCTGGCGTGGTCGCAACCAATAATGATCGAAATTAGTAATGGAGAGTAG
- a CDS encoding TIGR02147 family protein, which produces MKRIELYDDYRLYLKDYFEDRKKRFSHFSHRYFCRKAGISSPSLYQEVTEGKRNLTDKTIPAFIKGLGLTDRDGAFFAALVGYNQSKTEQQRELYFSKLMVLRKKVKSKVVPLDHHEYYLKWYNPVIRELACTIDWKGDYALLAKAVDPPVTESEVRESIKLLLRLGFIKKDNSGKYTQCEKAITTGPNLTKSVRNLNRQFSELAIRALDKYDPDVRHISSMTIGVSNASLKQIMQEIEEFKDRVRSIVNEDNESSSVYDINIQLFPLTIKTPKDSEC; this is translated from the coding sequence ATGAAACGCATAGAACTATACGATGATTACCGACTGTATCTCAAAGATTACTTTGAGGACAGAAAAAAACGTTTTTCGCACTTCTCTCACCGTTACTTTTGTCGTAAAGCGGGAATTAGCTCACCATCTCTGTATCAGGAGGTGACAGAAGGTAAGCGTAATCTTACTGATAAAACGATACCAGCCTTTATAAAAGGACTGGGACTTACAGATAGGGATGGGGCTTTTTTTGCCGCTTTGGTTGGTTACAATCAGAGTAAAACAGAGCAGCAAAGAGAGCTTTATTTTTCCAAATTAATGGTTTTGCGAAAAAAAGTAAAATCAAAAGTAGTACCCCTGGACCATCATGAATACTATCTGAAATGGTATAATCCGGTTATTCGCGAGCTTGCCTGTACTATAGACTGGAAGGGTGATTATGCACTGCTTGCTAAAGCGGTAGACCCGCCAGTAACTGAATCAGAGGTAAGGGAGAGTATCAAGCTTCTGTTACGCCTTGGTTTTATAAAAAAAGATAATTCTGGAAAGTATACTCAATGTGAAAAAGCTATTACAACCGGGCCAAATCTGACCAAATCTGTTCGAAATCTTAATCGTCAGTTTTCTGAACTTGCAATAAGAGCATTGGATAAATATGATCCTGACGTTCGCCATATTTCAAGCATGACCATTGGTGTCTCAAATGCTTCACTTAAACAGATCATGCAGGAGATAGAAGAGTTTAAAGACAGGGTTCGATCTATTGTTAATGAGGACAATGAAAGCAGTTCTGTTTATGATATTAATATTCAATTATTTCCGCTCACTATTAAAACCCCAAAGGATAGTGAATGTTAA